The following proteins are encoded in a genomic region of Galbibacter sp. BG1:
- a CDS encoding RagB/SusD family nutrient uptake outer membrane protein, which yields MKSKIILSVFTSALMFVSCGDDFLETEPSEFTSQDQIDSATDLDPSVAEGTIRGLYALMFTAGSGGTDLDHDDFGQKGWDIYSDMLSGDMVLAGLTYGWYSGISQLQSTIDFTDIDNAKPWVYYYRIILQSNKVILSLGGNDFAPEDISAKHNLGQAKAMRAYAYFYLANLYAEGYNPNEEILPIYIAAEDQNQPLSTAKEVYDLIIKDLSEAAVLLEGFSGTKSEINKWIAKGPLS from the coding sequence ATGAAATCTAAAATAATATTATCAGTATTTACGAGCGCATTGATGTTTGTGAGTTGCGGAGACGACTTTTTGGAAACTGAACCCTCAGAGTTTACTTCTCAAGACCAAATAGACAGCGCCACCGATTTAGACCCTAGCGTTGCGGAAGGAACCATTCGTGGGCTGTATGCCTTAATGTTTACAGCTGGCTCTGGCGGGACCGATTTAGACCATGACGATTTTGGACAGAAGGGATGGGACATTTATTCTGACATGCTTAGCGGGGATATGGTTTTAGCAGGGTTAACCTATGGTTGGTATTCGGGTATATCACAGCTTCAATCAACAATAGATTTTACCGACATTGATAATGCAAAACCATGGGTTTACTATTACCGTATTATCCTTCAGTCCAATAAAGTTATTCTTTCTCTAGGTGGTAATGATTTTGCTCCGGAAGATATTTCAGCAAAGCACAATTTGGGTCAAGCCAAAGCTATGAGAGCCTATGCCTATTTCTATTTGGCAAATTTATATGCTGAAGGATACAATCCAAACGAGGAAATACTTCCAATTTATATCGCGGCCGAAGACCAGAATCAACCCCTTTCTACTGCCAAAGAGGTGTACGATCTAATTATAAAAGATCTATCTGAAGCCGCTGTTCTACTTGAAGGTTTCAGCGGAACCAAAAGTGAGATCAATAAATGGATAGCGAAAGGGCCACTTTCCTAA